The Comamonas testosteroni genome contains the following window.
CTGCCGAAGATGGTGTCCAGCGACTTGGGAAAGCTGGAGGCCAGACGCCAGCGCACAGCGGCCTGGGCGTGAACAGCAGGTGCTGCACCCGCGGCCAGCACGCCGGCGATACCGGCATTTTTCAGAATGGAACGACGATCCACTTTAGTCTCCTTGAGGAACGAATTGAGCTGATACAGACCACTGATCTATGCCAGCTTGTTTTATGCAACAGGCACAAAATGTACACGAGCCAACCGTTTCACAAGCGCTAAAAAGTGACCGTTCGCTTAAGAAGTTCTACCTAGTGATGCGCATCAAGCCTGGCACCCGATTGAAAACAATCACTCACTACAGCCGTACCGCACTCATGTAGCTGGCATAGCGGAACTCGGAGAAACGGTCCCAGAGCAACTGGTCATGCTGAAATCCGCGCATGCTTCTGTGAATTTTCTTGAACTGTGCCGACTTGCCTTCATGCTCGGCCATGGTGGCCATCACGGCCTTGAACCCTGCATCCATGAGCTCGCGCGGAAAGGCTCGCAGTTGCACGCGTTCGCTGAGCAGCTTCTTGAGCGCTGCAGGGTTGTAGGCCAGGTACTTGGCTGTCAGATCCTTGGCGGCCAGCGCCGCTGCAGCCTCCACCATGGCGCGCAACTCGGGCGTCAGGGCAGCAAAGGCCTTGGCATTGATGAAATAGGCCAGCTCGGCGCCCCCCTCCCACCAGCCCGGATAGTAGTAGTAAGGCGCGAACTTGCCGAAGCCCAGCTTCTGGTCGTCATAGGGGCCGACAAATTCCACAGCATCGAGACGACCTTTTTCCAGGGCCTGCTGTGCGTCGCCAATAGGCATGTTGACAGCCTGCACTCCCAGCTTTTGCAGCGCATCGCCCAGCAAGCCGCCGCCGGCGCGCATGCGCAGGCCGTGCAGATCCTGCACGGTCTTGATTTCCTTGCGGTACCACCCTCCCATCTGCGTGCCGGTATTGCCGGCACTCAGACTCTTGATGTTGTACTGGGCGTAGAAATCATCCATGAGCTTGCGCCCACCGCCATATTCCATCCAGGCATCCATCTGCCGCGCCGTCAGACCGAAGGGCACGGCACAACCCAGTGCAAAGCAGTAGTCCTTGTCGGTGAAGTAGTACGGTGCCGTCAGGGCCATGTCGACCATGCCATTTTGCACGCCCTCCATCACGCCAAACGCGGGCATCAGCTCGCCGGCAGAGTTCACGCTGACCTCGATCTGGCCGCCTGACATGAGGCGCAGCGACTGCGCAAATTTCTCGGCCCCGCCAGAGATGGCGTCCAGGACTTTGGGAAAACTCGTCACCAGGCGCCAGCGCAGCACTTCCTGGCTGCGCACCGCAGGAGCCACGCCCGCTGCCAGCACACCGGCCATGC
Protein-coding sequences here:
- the dctP gene encoding TRAP transporter substrate-binding protein DctP, with product MDRRSLVKHVGMAGVLAAGVAPAVRSQEVLRWRLVTSFPKVLDAISGGAEKFAQSLRLMSGGQIEVSVNSAGELMPAFGVMEGVQNGMVDMALTAPYYFTDKDYCFALGCAVPFGLTARQMDAWMEYGGGRKLMDDFYAQYNIKSLSAGNTGTQMGGWYRKEIKTVQDLHGLRMRAGGGLLGDALQKLGVQAVNMPIGDAQQALEKGRLDAVEFVGPYDDQKLGFGKFAPYYYYPGWWEGGAELAYFINAKAFAALTPELRAMVEAAAALAAKDLTAKYLAYNPAALKKLLSERVQLRAFPRELMDAGFKAVMATMAEHEGKSAQFKKIHRSMRGFQHDQLLWDRFSEFRYASYMSAVRL